The sequence below is a genomic window from Thalassoroseus pseudoceratinae.
ACGCCGGTCGTCATTGGCACGAAGCAGCGAGTCGATCACAGCGAGACGGCCCGAGTGCTGGAAGTCATCGGTGAAGTCGAGGGTAAGAATGTGCTGATGGTCGACGACTTCGCCATCTCCGGTGGCTCCCTGGTCAGTATGGCCGAGTTGCTAAAAAAACGCGGAGCCAAAGACATCTACGCCGCCATCTCCCATGCGGTTTTCGCCTCTGGAGCAGCCGATCGATTGGGCAATAGCGAGATTAAGAAGGTATTCGTCACCGACACGATCGAAGGCCACGCCGCACTCCCCGCTAACGCCGAAACCGTCACCGTCGCCCCCCTCTTCGCCGAAGCCATCCGCTCCGTGCACGATCGGACGAGCGTGAGTATGTTGTTTCCGGAGTGATCTGGGTAGAGGGTGGAGTGTTGAGCGTAGAGAGTGGATCAAAGAGATCTCGAATATGGCCAGCAAGTTTGCACGACGGCATACGGAATTAGAGGTTTACCAGGCGGCTTTTCAAGCCGCGATGGATTTGTTTGAAGTTTCGAAGACGTTTCCGGTTGAGGAGCGCTATTCACTGACGGATCAAATTCGTCGCTCGTCACGGTCGGTTTGCGCGAACCTTGCGGAGGCATGGCGAAAGAGACGGTATCCGGCAGCGTTTATCAGCAAACTCTCCGACAGCGAAGCGGAAGCCGGAGAGACGCAGACTTGGATACAGTTTGCTGTCGAATGCCAATACGTTGACAAAAGTACCGCCAGAAGGATTTACGAAGAATACGATAAGATCATTGGGATCCTCGTTAGCATGTCACGGAATGCTGACCAATGGACGCTGCAAACATCCGAGTAGCACAACTCTCCACGCGTTACTCTCCACCCTCCACACGACCTCACCAAAAGCGAAATTTACTGAGTCAGACATGAGCAAACAACCCGCCCCCAAACTCACTCCGATGATGGAACGCTACCAGCAGGTGAAGGCGGAGAATCCGGGGTCGATTTTGCTGTTTCGGATGGGCGATTTTTATGAATTGTTCCACGAAGACGCGAAAACCGCGGCGAAATTGTTGGGGCTCACTCTGACCAGTCGGGACAAAGGTTCGGAGAATCCGGTGCCGATGGCGGGGTTTCCGTATCACTCGCTCGAAGGGTATTTGCAGAAGCTGATTCAAGCCGGTTTGCGGGCGGCCATCTGCGAGCAAGTCGAAGACCCGAAGCAAGCAAAGGGGCTCGTCAAACGGGAAGTGACGCAGGTCGTCACACCGGGCACACTCACCGATGACGCCCTGCTCGATCCGCGTCAAAGCAACTTTCTGGCGTGCTTGTTTCCAACGAAGACACGCATCGGCCTGGCGTGGTTGGAACTCTCGACGGGTCGTTTCCTGACTACCGATGTCGAACCAACCGCCCTGCTCGACGAAATCGCTCGCATCGGACCGGCTGAGCTGTTGCTACCCGAACGAAAACCGGACGAACCGCTCGGCGAATCGTTGAAGGAACTGCGAGGCCTGGTCCTCACGGAACGCCCGGCGTGGTGCTTCTCGCGGGAGGAGTCGCTGCGGTTGCTGCTCGACCATTTCGGCGTGCAATCGCTGGATGGTTTCGATGTCGATGCTGACTCCGTGGGCGTCGTCGCAGCGGGTGCGTTGCTGGAATACGTGCAAGACACGCAGAAAACAACGCTCGGCCACATCGCCCGTTTGGAGCCGTACCGTCGAGGCACGCACCTGATCATTGATGAATCGACGCGGCGAAGTCTCGAACTGACGCGAACTCTCCGCGATGGCAGTCGGGACGGCAGTTTGCTCGATGTGCTCGATGAAACCGTCACGCCGATGGGGGCACGACTGTTTGCCGAACGGTTGTCGAATCCGTTGACCGATCTCAAGTCGATCGTCGCCCGGCATGATGCCGTGGAAGAACTCGTGGGGAACGGTTCGCTCGTGCGAAGTGTCCGAGAGTTGCTGGAACCGATTTACGATCTGCATCGCCTAACCGCTCGTGTGGCGACTCGGCGGGCGAGTCCGAAAGATCTCGGCTGTTTGGCTCGCACACTCGCCGCCTTGCCGAAATTGAAAGCGAAACTCACCGGGCACGAAGCGGCGTTGCTCAAACGGTTGGAAGGCCGACTGGATCTGTGTGCCGACATTCGTGCCGACATTGAAGAAATCTTGGTCGACGATCCGCCGCTGCTCACCACGGATGGCGGAATGATCCGCACCGGTTTTCACGCGGAACTCGATGAGCTTCACAATCTCGCGCGTGGTGGGAAAGAATGGATTGCGAAGTACCAAGCCCAGGAAGCCGAGCGGACACAAATCCCCAATCTCAAAATCGGCTTCAACAAGGTCTTCGGGTATTACTTGGAAGTCACGAAGTCGCATGCGGACAAGGTTCCGGAGAACTATCACCGCAAGCAAACCCTGAAGAACCAAGAACGGTACATCACGCCGGAACTGAAAGAACATGAGGACAAAGTTCTGCGAGCCGAGGAAAGTGCGACGGCTCTCGAACAGGAACTTTTCCATGCACTACGGGAACGGGTCGCGAAGCAAATTGTCCGTCTGCAAACCACGGCGGAGGTGCTCGCCGAAGCGGATGTGTTGATGACACTCGCGACGCTGGCGATCGCCGGTGGATACTGCCGCCCGGACATGACGACCGACCCCCTGCTCGATATCCGGGACGGACGACACCCCGTCCTCGACAAACTCCAACCGTCCGGCGTGTTCGTCCCGAACGATGTGCGGTTGGGCGGTGAGTCGAAAGAGACCACAACCGACACGCAGAATTCCTCAGCCGATACCGAACCACAAACATCGGACCAATTCGGCCGCGTGCAGATCATCACTGGCCCGAACATGGCCGGGAAAAGCACGTACATTCGGCAGGCGGCGTTGTTGACGATTCTGGCTCAGATGGGGTCGTTCGTGCCCGCGCGGTCCGCTCGGATCGGGATTGCGGATCGGATCTTTGCCCGCGTTGGCGCAAGTGACGAACTCGGAAAAGGGCAAAGTACCTTTATGGTCGAAATGACCGAGACCGCTCGCATTCTGAATTCCGCTACGAAACACAGTCTTGTGATTCTCGATGAAATCGGTCGGGGCACGAGCACCTACGACGGGATTTCGTTGGCATGGTCGGTGACGGAATATCTACACGACTGCCTCGGTTCCCGCACGATGTTCGCCACGCATTACCACGAACTGACCGAACTTACGCAAACTCTCAAACATGCGGCGAATTGGAACGTCGCGGTGCGAGAAGTCGACGATGGCATTGTTTTTCTCCACAAAATCCTGCCGGGGCCGGCCAACAAGAGTTACGGAATTCATGTTGCACGGTTAGCCGGTGTGCCGGCGGCGGTGGTGGAGCGATCACGGGTCATCTTGGAAACACTCGAAGCCGACCACCTGGACGATTCCGGCCGCCCCAAAGTCCCGCCACGGATGACTCGGAAAGAAAAAAATCGGCAACTCTCGCTGTTCCACGATCAGCATCCATTGCTCGATGAACTCCGCGATCTCAAAATTGATGAATTGACACCGCTCGAAGCACTCGAAGAATTGAACCGGATGCGTCAGAAACTCCAGACCTAGAGCCGTTGGCTTTTGAAGACGAGGACAATCGCTTGTTCGAGTCCACCAGGGTCACAAGACATTGTAACTGCGGACAAGAACTCAACACCGAGACTGTTTCAGCTCATTTCCAACTTCATTTCCACTCCACAAACGGAGCTTGCCGGCCGGGTCGAAGAATTTCTTCGTGATCCGTGACCGGTTTTGTTTCGTTTGAGGGAACCAAGTGGCTAACACTTGTGTCCTCTTTTTCCATAAATTCTGATTACTGAATGAATTTCAATGTTCGCAAATCCGTACTAGTAGGACAGACGGAAACCAAACAGCTCATCATCAACTCGGAAAAACCTGTTTCGTCATTTTGTGTTTTCCTCTCACGCTAAAGAACCCCTATGAGTCTTCGCGAAAATCAAGCTGATCTCGATCTGACGTTGCAACGTCTCTCGGAAGTGCTGGGAGGAACGGTGCGGGCGTTGAATTTGGATTGCGAAACCGCCGGCTACTTGTACCGTCATCTGCGGCGGGAAGGATCAACCGGGTTCGGGGCCTCGCAACCGATCCGCACAATTCAATCCGGCAGCCGCGGACATGGTGTGTCGTTCGGTATCGAGCGATTCTCCGTTAAGATCGGTGAAACCATGGTGCCGTTGGCACGGGCGATCAACCCGTTCGCGGACGAGTACGGAAGCCCGCTCAACGATGTTTGGGCGTGTCGCACGGAACATCTCACGATGCTCTATCGTTATCTACGGCGAGGCGTCGAGGAGAAACATCGGCAAATCAAGCCGGTGATGAAGAACGATCTCAAAACCCGCTTGTGGGACAACACAGTCGGTTTTCTCGAACGCGGGTCGGAAGCCTTTGACCGTTTCGGCGTGCCGCTCAAACGGGGTGTGCTGCTCGCGGGTGAGCCAGGCAACGGGAAAACGATGGCCGCTCGGTGGTTGCTCAATCAGGCCAGCAAGCTCGGTTTCGATTGGCGAACCGTGCGGGCGGAAGAATACGAGATGGCTCGCAACCACGGGTCCGCTCGAAGTTTGTTCGAATTGCAACGTCCGGGCATCATCTTCTTTGACGACCTCGACCAAGCCTTGCGAAATCGGGACGATGTCGGTTCGTCGGGCGATCACAGTACGTTTCTATCGGAACTTGACGGACTCAGCATTCGGCAGGGTGTGGTTTACCTCTTCACCTCGAACGCCCAGTTCAAGCAGTTGGACCCTGCGTTTCGCCGACCGGGACGGATCGACGTTTTCATCCGCTTCGAAAAACCCGATGCGTCCATGCGTCGCGAGTTAATGGTGGAGCATTGGCCCAAGGAAATTGTCGAAGGCATTCCCGTCGATGTGGCTGTGTCTCGAACGAGTGGACTGAGTTTCGCTGAAGTGGAGGAACTCAAAAAACTGCTCGTGATGCGGTACCTCGACAGTCGGGAATGGGAGTGGGATTGGGCGTGGGATGAATTCAAGAAACGTGGCTCGGATGAAAAATCCGACCGTTTCATCGGCTTCGCCCCCCGTCGCAACGGCCACACAATCGCGAATTAGAGTTTCGCAAGCCGGGAAGCAGTTCGCCGCGACTTCGTCTTCGGACTACAATCTAGAGCCGGGGGCAGTCCCGGCATTTTTTCCGAATTCATTGCCGGGGGTGATTTCGCTCCCAAACTCGTGCGAAACAAAGCGAACACAATGACTCACCAGTTGACGCTTCTTCCAATCTGCTTAGCCTTTTGGAGCACGGTGGCTACGGCAGAGGACTGGCCACGTTTTCGCGGATCGGCTGGATCTGGATTCGTCACGGACTCCCAATCGTTGCCAACGGAGTGGTCTCCCACAACAAACATCGTCTGGAAAATTGCTCTACCCGGACCTGGTGCCTCCAGTCCAATCGTCGTTGGAGACAAGGTGCTGGTGACCTGTTACTCGGGCTATGGAATCGACCGCGAAAATCCAGGTCAGATGGAAAATCTGGTCCGAAATCTCGTCTGTATTGATTTGAGAACAGGAGCCCAATTGTGGCAAAAAGATGTGCCGGCTTCGTTACCGGAAGATCCCTACGACAAGTCGGGAGTTTCCTCTCATGGTTATGCGTCCCACACTCCCGTCTCGGATGGTAACAACGTTTATTGCTTCTTCGGCAAAGGTGGCGTCCATGCGTTTGATCTCAAAGGCAATGATTTATGGAACGCACAGGCCGGTCAAGAATCAGACCCTCCCAGATGGGGGTCTTCTTCGAGTCCTATCGTTCATCAGAATATCGTGATCGTGACCGCTGCCGCTGAGAGTCAATCCATCATTGGTTTTGACAAAAGGACTGGAGAGAAGCTGTGGCAGCAATATGCAACGGGGCTGGACGGTATGTGGGGAACACCGACACTGGTCCGAGTCGATGAAGATCGAACGGATGTCGTGATGCTGGTCGCCGGAGAACTTTGGGGGCTCGACCCAAATAGCGGGAGGTTGCGTTGGTTCGCCAATGCGACCACTTCACGGCAAGCCTACGCAAGCGTGATTTCGCAAGGACGTCGAGTGTTTGCGTTTTCGGGCGCGGGAGCCGGTAGTGTGGCGTTGGATATCCGGTCTGGAAAAGATGGTAACGAGACGAAAATCGTGTGGACCAGTCCGGTTGGTACGACGTATGGAACGCCGGTACGGTATCAGTCGAAACTTTACGTCGTTTCTCGCGGTGTCCTCACCACGCTGAGTGCGAACAGTGGTCGGCGTCTGGAGCAGATTCGTCTGAAGAACTTCAAGAAAACGGGAAACGCTCGCTTCGGTTCACTCGATTATGCATCGCCAGTTGTTGTCGGAGATCGACTGTTCTACCTCAACGCCGGCGGGCAGATGTACGTTTTCAGATTGGCAGACAAGACGGAGTTGTTGGCCGTCAATGAGATGACGAGGGAGAACGAGACGTTCTGGGGTACTCCGGCAGTGAGCAATGGTCGAATGATCGTGCGGAGTTCCAAGTATCTGTACTGTATTGCTGGCACCGATGGGGAGATGGAACAGCAGGAAAGCCCAGAGAAGTTGGTCGATCTTACGAATTCCGATCAATCTGCGATTCCATCGGCCGATGCAGCGAAGAGTCCCGGCGAGAAATCCCGTCGGCGTAATGCGACCGAAAAGCAATTTCAAAAAGACGCGGCAAACTATGCCGATCGATCAGCTTCAATTACAAGTGACGACAGGAAAGCACGTCCACGACGACCAATAGCCGTCGCCGATTGAGCTTCCGTAGTCGTACCTCGATCGGTCCGGTGGTCAACATGCTTTGTCTTACGCATGACGAACCATTTATGAAATTATTGGCAACTCAAACTCCGCATACGGCACGGTCCAGACAACCGGGTGAGCGAGCCGATGCCCGGTATAGCCGTCTTCGCCGTAGGCGGTGCCGTGGTCGGAACAGATGACGCACAACACCGGCCCACGTTGCCGCAATGCAGCAAACAGTGGTGGAAGTTGTGAGTCGACATACTCGAGCGCAGCCGCTTGCGTTGCCGGACTGTCTTCAGTCGCTCCACCGACGTAATGACAGTTTGGTTGATGGAGTGCCGAGACGTTCACGAACAAGAACGTTCGTTGCTGGTTCGGGACCTTTCCAATCGCGTCGATCGCCACGCGGACTTGGTTTGCGGTCGAGTCGCGATCGGTCACGCCGAGTTCGCGTGACCAATAACTCTCATCGAACAAGCCCGGCAGGACCGTTCCTAACGGTGTCGTAGGATTGAAGAAGCCAACGCCGCCGACGCAGATCGTGTGATAATCCCGGTCGTGCAGTCCGGTGACGATGTCGGGCGCATCAAAGACAGCGGTGCGGTCCGTCGTGGTTTCACTCCCGGCAAATGCGGCGGCAAACAAACGTGGATGCGGGCCGGGCGAAGTCGGCGT
It includes:
- a CDS encoding STM4013/SEN3800 family hydrolase; translation: MPMQTSESDALSVREMIGTYDILLITLDTLRYDVAVKCWQDGRTPFLNSLLPETGWEPRHTPGSFTFAAHQAFFAGFLPTPTSPGPHPRLFAAAFAGSETTTDRTAVFDAPDIVTGLHDRDYHTICVGGVGFFNPTTPLGTVLPGLFDESYWSRELGVTDRDSTANQVRVAIDAIGKVPNQQRTFLFVNVSALHQPNCHYVGGATEDSPATQAAALEYVDSQLPPLFAALRQRGPVLCVICSDHGTAYGEDGYTGHRLAHPVVWTVPYAEFELPIIS
- a CDS encoding outer membrane protein assembly factor BamB family protein produces the protein MTCYSGYGIDRENPGQMENLVRNLVCIDLRTGAQLWQKDVPASLPEDPYDKSGVSSHGYASHTPVSDGNNVYCFFGKGGVHAFDLKGNDLWNAQAGQESDPPRWGSSSSPIVHQNIVIVTAAAESQSIIGFDKRTGEKLWQQYATGLDGMWGTPTLVRVDEDRTDVVMLVAGELWGLDPNSGRLRWFANATTSRQAYASVISQGRRVFAFSGAGAGSVALDIRSGKDGNETKIVWTSPVGTTYGTPVRYQSKLYVVSRGVLTTLSANSGRRLEQIRLKNFKKTGNARFGSLDYASPVVVGDRLFYLNAGGQMYVFRLADKTELLAVNEMTRENETFWGTPAVSNGRMIVRSSKYLYCIAGTDGEMEQQESPEKLVDLTNSDQSAIPSADAAKSPGEKSRRRNATEKQFQKDAANYADRSASITSDDRKARPRRPIAVAD
- a CDS encoding four helix bundle protein is translated as MASKFARRHTELEVYQAAFQAAMDLFEVSKTFPVEERYSLTDQIRRSSRSVCANLAEAWRKRRYPAAFISKLSDSEAEAGETQTWIQFAVECQYVDKSTARRIYEEYDKIIGILVSMSRNADQWTLQTSE
- the mutS gene encoding DNA mismatch repair protein MutS; the encoded protein is MSKQPAPKLTPMMERYQQVKAENPGSILLFRMGDFYELFHEDAKTAAKLLGLTLTSRDKGSENPVPMAGFPYHSLEGYLQKLIQAGLRAAICEQVEDPKQAKGLVKREVTQVVTPGTLTDDALLDPRQSNFLACLFPTKTRIGLAWLELSTGRFLTTDVEPTALLDEIARIGPAELLLPERKPDEPLGESLKELRGLVLTERPAWCFSREESLRLLLDHFGVQSLDGFDVDADSVGVVAAGALLEYVQDTQKTTLGHIARLEPYRRGTHLIIDESTRRSLELTRTLRDGSRDGSLLDVLDETVTPMGARLFAERLSNPLTDLKSIVARHDAVEELVGNGSLVRSVRELLEPIYDLHRLTARVATRRASPKDLGCLARTLAALPKLKAKLTGHEAALLKRLEGRLDLCADIRADIEEILVDDPPLLTTDGGMIRTGFHAELDELHNLARGGKEWIAKYQAQEAERTQIPNLKIGFNKVFGYYLEVTKSHADKVPENYHRKQTLKNQERYITPELKEHEDKVLRAEESATALEQELFHALRERVAKQIVRLQTTAEVLAEADVLMTLATLAIAGGYCRPDMTTDPLLDIRDGRHPVLDKLQPSGVFVPNDVRLGGESKETTTDTQNSSADTEPQTSDQFGRVQIITGPNMAGKSTYIRQAALLTILAQMGSFVPARSARIGIADRIFARVGASDELGKGQSTFMVEMTETARILNSATKHSLVILDEIGRGTSTYDGISLAWSVTEYLHDCLGSRTMFATHYHELTELTQTLKHAANWNVAVREVDDGIVFLHKILPGPANKSYGIHVARLAGVPAAVVERSRVILETLEADHLDDSGRPKVPPRMTRKEKNRQLSLFHDQHPLLDELRDLKIDELTPLEALEELNRMRQKLQT
- a CDS encoding AAA family ATPase; translated protein: MSLRENQADLDLTLQRLSEVLGGTVRALNLDCETAGYLYRHLRREGSTGFGASQPIRTIQSGSRGHGVSFGIERFSVKIGETMVPLARAINPFADEYGSPLNDVWACRTEHLTMLYRYLRRGVEEKHRQIKPVMKNDLKTRLWDNTVGFLERGSEAFDRFGVPLKRGVLLAGEPGNGKTMAARWLLNQASKLGFDWRTVRAEEYEMARNHGSARSLFELQRPGIIFFDDLDQALRNRDDVGSSGDHSTFLSELDGLSIRQGVVYLFTSNAQFKQLDPAFRRPGRIDVFIRFEKPDASMRRELMVEHWPKEIVEGIPVDVAVSRTSGLSFAEVEELKKLLVMRYLDSREWEWDWAWDEFKKRGSDEKSDRFIGFAPRRNGHTIAN